TATTTTTAAGAGTCTTTACTCTGATTTCAATTTGACTTTTAAATATTAATAGTATTATTGATATTAACAATATTTTATGATATAATTAAATTACAAGCCCTATGGGTACTTGTGTGTTTGAAATAAAATGCTATGAAATAAGCTCTCACTCTGTGGGAGCTTATTTCATACTTATAAGTTATTAGCATTTCTTATAGGTAGGAGATTTCAAACACACAAGGAGGTTTAGTATGTTTAAACTGGAGTTTCACTTTAACAACAATAAGATTGAAGGGGGTACTTTAATAATTATCCTTTTAATCGTTGCTGTTATAGTGATTAGCTTCTTAGTTTACTAAACTAAGCCTCAACCCTTCGGGGTTTGCTCTTTCTCTTAGCTCTTACTTTTTTTATTCGCAAAAGAATCTAATTCAAAATTTGTATATTTTCCATTCACTTTTATTTTAAGATTAACTTCATATTCTTTAACTGCTGAATTTTTTAATTTTATTTTTATAGTTTTTTTAGCTAATAAAATTTTCGCTCTTGAATCTGTTATTTTAACTGTCTTTATTTTACCAAAACTCATTTCTTTCCAAAGAGAAAAACTGCACTCCTCTCTTTAAATTTAATCCTGGTTTATATTTATTATTCTTTTAAATTAAACAATATGAAAATAAATTTATGGGTTTATTATAATATTCTATAGCAATGCAAAATGAGTACTATCAAAAACTGGTTTCATCTGACATAAACAAAAAGGATGTCCAGCAGGATCTATACAATCCATTGTAAATGAGTACATCTTGATTTTCAGTTCATTATTCATTACGTAAAACCTCCTAGAATATTTTTTATATTATTTCCCTATTTCTTATTTATTCTATGGAAGCTTATATCCATATTTTTCAAGTACTGCAAGAGGAAATTCCACTCTCATTGTAAGAAGAGGATCCACTACTTGACATACTGCCATATCAGAAAGTAATGACATTAGCATTCCTGTCCTCAAATCATTCTGCCCAGAAGCGTTTTTTACAAACTCAAACATCTCTTTTGCTGCCATATCTCCAGCTTTATCTAAAGTTTCAGCAGATTGTATAGTCATAACCTTTCCTTCTGAATATAGAAATGGTACTGGAAGTTTTGTATTTTTCAGCACACTTATTTTTACAGTTATCTCCCCAGCTGTTTCCAATCCACAGATAAAAACTTCTCCATCTCCCATAAGAGCATGAATATCCCCCATAGATAAAAGTCCACCATCTACATTTACAGGAAGATAGAGTGTTGACCCTGCTGTTATTTTCTTACAGTCCATGTTTCCACCATGTTTTCCTGGTGTAATTGTTGGAATTCCCTTTTCTCCTTCTGGAGCTGTTCCAATTACTCCTATCATAGGATTTACATCTAATTCCA
Above is a window of Fusobacterium varium DNA encoding:
- the fmdA gene encoding Formamidase, whose product is MIYISKDYVTDIMKWDNKAAAHCKDGEIVVFETRDCYDNCITSSERPLGDRSDALSNPVTGALYVDGAEKGDILKVEIRDIKLRPWGVMRSSNVGGVFYEKYDKREAVIYSIRDNKILFDDVLELDVNPMIGVIGTAPEGEKGIPTITPGKHGGNMDCKKITAGSTLYLPVNVDGGLLSMGDIHALMGDGEVFICGLETAGEITVKISVLKNTKLPVPFLYSEGKVMTIQSAETLDKAGDMAAKEMFEFVKNASGQNDLRTGMLMSLLSDMAVCQVVDPLLTMRVEFPLAVLEKYGYKLP